A stretch of the Streptomyces sp. NBC_00078 genome encodes the following:
- a CDS encoding type II toxin-antitoxin system Phd/YefM family antitoxin produces the protein MEIPEVVTVSDARARLSRILTDLSESGADADPVLIGAHRKPQGVLLSVEAFEALSGRAARRAAVASATGSIEAEGLQASKASDRDTEAYVKGDLDADTLVARAIARHRQTSERRAG, from the coding sequence CGCGCGCGAGACTGTCGCGGATCCTGACTGACCTGTCGGAGTCCGGCGCGGATGCCGACCCGGTCCTGATCGGCGCCCACCGCAAGCCCCAGGGCGTCCTCCTGTCCGTCGAGGCCTTCGAGGCGCTGAGCGGCCGAGCGGCACGACGTGCGGCCGTCGCCTCGGCCACTGGCTCCATCGAGGCCGAGGGGCTCCAGGCATCCAAGGCCTCCGACCGCGACACCGAGGCATATGTGAAGGGCGACCTCGACGCGGACACCCTTGTCGCCCGCGCGATCGCCCGCCACCGACAGACTTCGGAGCGGCGGGCAGGGTGA
- a CDS encoding Fic family protein, translating into MNDPYAMPNGVLRNKLGITDHQLLAAAEADITRARLVLLAERPLPGAYDLGHLQAFHATIFGDIYPWAGELRTVNIAKRTPFCPVRNLMPYAAEVFGRLASSGHLRDLPRQEFVIRLAALYGDLNVIHPFREGNGRTQRAFLTQLSADAGYDLNWSILDPQRNEDASVKSFLGDNNLLEQLLDELVTTN; encoded by the coding sequence GTGAACGATCCGTACGCCATGCCCAACGGCGTGCTGCGCAACAAACTCGGCATCACCGACCATCAGCTGCTCGCGGCGGCGGAGGCGGACATCACCCGGGCACGCCTCGTCCTTCTCGCCGAACGCCCCCTACCCGGCGCGTACGACCTCGGCCATCTCCAAGCGTTCCATGCCACGATCTTCGGTGACATCTATCCGTGGGCAGGTGAGTTACGCACCGTGAACATCGCCAAGCGCACACCATTCTGCCCGGTAAGAAACCTGATGCCCTATGCCGCAGAGGTCTTCGGCCGTCTCGCCTCGTCCGGCCACCTACGGGATCTCCCCCGGCAGGAATTCGTCATCCGACTTGCCGCGCTGTACGGCGACTTGAACGTCATCCACCCGTTCCGCGAGGGCAACGGCCGCACCCAGCGGGCGTTCCTGACCCAGCTCAGCGCCGACGCGGGCTACGACCTGAACTGGTCGATCCTGGACCCTCAGCGCAACGAGGACGCCTCAGTGAAGAGCTTCCTCGGCGACAACAATCTGTTGGAACAGCTACTCGACGAGCTGGTCACCACGAACTGA
- a CDS encoding substrate-binding domain-containing protein has product MDADRAPVMADVAQVAGVSHQTVSRVLNDHPNVRPATRDRVLAAVRELGYRPNAAARTLATRRTRTLGVISFNSTLYGPACMLYGIEQAARQHEYFVTVAAIGTLDRRSVLDAVDRLRDQGVEGIIVIAPQSTAVAALANVPSDVPLVAVGCGTHTSLASVAVDNEAGAELATSYLLDLGHRTVHHLVGPRSWLDAQEREAGWRNMLGKRGAPVVEPLGGVDWTAGTGYELGQRIAADPDVTAVFCANDHVALGLLRALQQAGHRVPEDISVVGFDDMPETEYFGPSLTSVRQDFDELGRRALRALIEIVGDPDAGIPASGETPHIVIPPTLVVRTSATRPRR; this is encoded by the coding sequence ATGGACGCGGATCGTGCACCGGTGATGGCGGACGTGGCCCAGGTCGCGGGCGTCTCGCACCAGACCGTCTCACGGGTCCTCAACGACCACCCGAACGTGCGGCCGGCCACCCGGGACCGTGTGCTCGCCGCCGTCCGTGAACTCGGCTACCGCCCCAACGCCGCCGCCCGCACCCTGGCCACCCGCCGCACCCGCACCCTGGGTGTGATCAGCTTCAACAGCACGCTGTACGGCCCGGCTTGCATGCTCTACGGCATCGAGCAGGCGGCCAGACAGCACGAGTACTTCGTCACCGTGGCCGCGATCGGCACGCTCGACCGGCGCTCGGTACTGGATGCCGTCGACCGGCTTCGGGACCAGGGCGTGGAGGGGATCATCGTCATCGCGCCGCAGAGCACCGCGGTCGCCGCACTGGCGAACGTGCCGTCGGACGTGCCCCTGGTCGCGGTCGGCTGCGGCACCCACACCTCGCTGGCCTCGGTCGCCGTGGACAACGAGGCGGGTGCCGAACTCGCCACCTCCTACCTGCTCGACCTTGGTCATCGCACGGTGCACCATCTGGTCGGGCCGCGCTCCTGGCTCGACGCGCAGGAGCGCGAGGCCGGTTGGCGCAACATGCTGGGGAAGCGTGGCGCTCCGGTGGTCGAACCGCTGGGCGGCGTCGACTGGACGGCCGGCACCGGGTACGAGCTCGGTCAGCGGATCGCCGCCGACCCCGATGTCACCGCGGTGTTCTGCGCCAACGACCACGTGGCCCTCGGCCTGCTGCGAGCCCTGCAACAGGCCGGGCACCGAGTGCCCGAGGACATCAGCGTCGTCGGTTTCGACGACATGCCGGAGACCGAGTACTTCGGCCCGTCGCTGACCAGCGTCCGTCAGGACTTCGACGAACTCGGCCGACGTGCCCTGCGGGCGCTGATCGAGATCGTCGGCGATCCCGACGCCGGGATCCCGGCGTCCGGCGAGACACCCCACATCGTCATCCCGCCCACTCTTGTGGTGCGAACCTCGGCCACCCGCCCCCGGCGCTGA